From Gimesia chilikensis, the proteins below share one genomic window:
- a CDS encoding pyridoxamine 5'-phosphate oxidase family protein, whose amino-acid sequence MGQRFNELSEKLIDFINDQRLFFVGTATADSRINVSPKGMDSFRVLGPNRVIWLNMTGSGNETSAHIQQDGRMTVMFCAFTGKPLILRLYGQARVVHPYDSDWTELAAHFPPNPGARQVFDMQVDLVQTSCGMGVPFYDYVEEREQLTTWATKQGPEGVQKYWHDKNQQSLDGIPTHILKDQ is encoded by the coding sequence ATGGGACAACGTTTTAACGAACTCTCCGAAAAACTGATCGACTTCATCAACGACCAGCGGCTGTTCTTCGTCGGCACTGCCACCGCCGACAGCCGCATCAATGTCTCCCCCAAAGGGATGGACTCGTTCCGCGTGCTGGGCCCCAACCGCGTGATCTGGCTCAACATGACCGGCAGCGGCAACGAAACCTCGGCCCACATTCAGCAGGACGGCCGCATGACTGTCATGTTCTGTGCCTTCACCGGCAAACCTTTGATCCTCCGTCTTTACGGACAGGCCCGCGTGGTTCATCCCTACGACAGCGACTGGACGGAACTCGCCGCCCACTTCCCTCCGAACCCCGGCGCCCGCCAGGTCTTCGATATGCAGGTTGATCTGGTTCAGACCTCCTGCGGCATGGGTGTTCCCTTCTACGATTACGTTGAAGAACGCGAACAGCTCACCACCTGGGCCACCAAACAGGGACCGGAGGGAGTGCAAAAATACTGGCACGACAAAAACCAGCAAAGCCTGGACGGCATTCCCACGCA